A window of Anaerolineae bacterium genomic DNA:
GGATGGTCGTGACGTCCCTTACACCCCCTGAGCAGTTCAGCATGAACTGGCCCCTCAGGATGCTGCCGCCCTGGCCTCCTTACGTGAGGAACTACCCCCTCGCTCTGGGAGAGGGCGGTAGCGCCTACCTTCTGGGTGTGACCTTCCTGGCGATGTTCCGGAACAGCGCCATAATCGCTGTATTGAGCGTTCTGGGCACGCTCTTCTCGTGCTCTCTGGGCGGCTACGCGTTTGCCAGGCTGCGTTTCCGGTTCAGGGATCAGCTATTCGTCTTGCTCCTTGCTACCATGATTGTACCTTCTCAAGTGACGATGATACCCACGTATCTCCTCATCAGGGCGCTAGGCTGGTACAACACATGGTACCCTCTGTGGGTTCCGCACTTCACTGGTAGCGCTTTTGGAGTATTCCTGATGCGGCAGTTCTACCTGACGCTGCCGGCCGCTCTGGAGGACGCCGCCAGGATAGATGGCGCAAGCCTGTTCGGGATCTACCGCATGATTGTCTTGCCGCTTTCAGGACCCGTCCTGGCCACGCTGGGGGTAATGACCTTCATGGGCTCTTGGAACAACCTTCTCGCACCGTTGCTCTACATCAACGACGTGCAGAAGTACACCGTGCCCATCGGGCTCGCGTTCTTCAGGGGCCGCTGGGATGTCGACTGGACAGGTCTGATGACGGTTTCCATCGTGTCTGTCATCCCCATCATCGCTGTTTTCGCTTTCGTGCAAAGCTACTACGTGCGCGGCATTGCGCTTACTGGTATGCATGGAGAAGCCCTCTAGGTCAACCAGTGGAGGTATGGGCTGTGTACAGGGTCGGAGTAGTCGGCGGTGAGACCCACATAGGGGAGGTAATTGGCCTGCGGGGCAGGCTAGTCGACATAGTGGGTGTGTCCGTCAAGCCCTCCCAGGTCGCTTGGGCAAACACAGAATTCGCCACAGAGGTGTTCACAGACCATCGCCTGATGTTCGATCGTGTCTGCCCCGACATTGTGGCGATAGCCAACGAGAACGACGCCAAGGCTCCCATAGTGCTTGAGGCTCTCGAGAGAGGCATGCACGTGATCGTGGATAAGCCTATGGCCCTGACGCTAGAGGACGTGGAGGCCATTGACGCCACACGCCGAAGAACAGGTTCTCGGATCCTGATGCTGCTTACGCTGAGGGGGAACCCTTGGTACAGAAAGGTCAAAGAACTGGTGGATGAGGGGCGCATCGGCGCACCCATGCAAGTGTATGGCAGGATGGCTGTGGAGCTGAAGCGAGACCAACGGCCTGAGTGGTTCCTCGACAAACGTCGGGCTGGAGGCCCGATACTTGATTTGTCGATCCATCACATTGACCAAGTGGAGTGGGTGACCGGCCTGAAGCTGACCGAGGTCAGTGCCTACGAATCCAACATAACCGACCCTGAGCGCGAGGAACTTATCGACAGCGGTGCCATGCTTCTCCGATTGAGCAACGGAGGCACCGCGATCCTGGAACACAACCGGGTCATGCCTCCTGGCAGCGGTTCCGACTACCGGCTGAGCGTAGTTGGCTCCCAGGGCCAGATCAATCTAAGGCCAAACAGGGAGCTCAGCGTACTCATTGAAGACGGCACCCAGGAACTTGGCGCCGACGATTTGGGGGAGAGGGTATCCGTCGTCGAGGACTGGCTTACCGGCCTTGGAACCGACGCTCCCGTGCTCGTGCCGGACTCCTCCTCAATCCGGGCAAACAAGGTCGCCTGCATCGCCAAGGCGGCGGCTGCAGCGGGCATCGGGCTCGCCATACCGACATAACCGGGAGGGGAAGGCATGAGTAGGGATATGACGCCAAGACAGCGGCTTTGGGCGGCTTTCCAGAGACAGATACCGGATGCCGTTCCCATAGCCCTGCGCATGAGCAGTTTCCTCACTGACCTCTACGGCCCCGCTGATAGACACATGGCCGAACTGCGTGCGGCGCGGGAATTCGGCACTGATCTGGTCATATGGCAGAGAGGAGCCCCTCTGTACATCTGGACGCCAGAGCTATCGTACTGGGACCTACCGGACGTCGAAGTCGAAACGCAGATCAGACAGGAGGGTAGCCGGCTGGTCATCGGGCGCACCTTCCGTACCCCCGCCGGGTTGCTGCATGATGTCGTCCAGCATTGCGGGCCGGGTTACGTCAACAGCCCTGTCATACTCGAGCCGCTTGTCAAAGACCACTCTGACGTGGAGAAGGTGAGTTTCCTCTATCCCCCCGCCGCAGATCTTGACCTGAGTGGCCTGTGGATGTTGCGTGATGCAGTAGGCGAGGACGGCCTGGTTGAGGTCTCATTCCACTCTCCGCTAGATGTTCAGGCTGCCGAGTTACTGCGCCCGGCGGAGAGGCTGCTTACCCTGCCCTACGACGACCCCGATCTGCTTCGGGAGTCACTGCGCGTATGCCAAGATGCCCAACTCGGCTACATAAGGCGGTACCTGGAGTCGGGTGAGAGGGTGATCCACGTCTGGTGGTTCTACGCCTCGATGAGCTTCGGCTGGTCCCCGGCGATATACGACGATTTCTTCTACCCTTTGATAGCGGAGCAGGTGGACCTGGTTCACAGCTACGGTGCGCTGTACCACTACTACGATGATGGGCGCATGCTTGCTATCGTGGACCGCCTCAGGAAGCTGGGCGTGGACATCGTATCTACTCTCCTGCCTCCCCCCTCTGGCGCTCTGACCATGGCCGAGGCCAAGGCCCGGCTGGGGAACAGGACCTGCTTGATGGGGGGTCTGGACATGATCAACGTCTTGCAGCACGGCTCCCCGCAGTTGGTGACAGATACGGTGCGGGAGATCATAGAGGCGGCGGCTGAGGGCGGTGGCCTGGTGATCGATGTCACCAACACGGTTCGTACGGGTACGCCTGTGGAGAACGTTCGCGCTGCGGTCGAGGCAGCCAGACGCTACGGTCGCTACTGACATCCGGAGACAACTGCGATACAGGGAGGCCCTGAGATGACCGGTTTGGAGATGGGATAGGGGCGCACGGTGTCTGATGACACGGAGTTGCTGTCCTGGTACTGGCCAAAGGGCCCGGAATGGCTAGCCAACCGCCTGAGTGCCCTCAGCAAGTACGGCTGCGCCTCGTTCCGACTTGTTACGCTCTGCAAGAGCCGCTCCGGGCTAGAAGTGCCGGCGGTAATGATCGGGCGCGGCCCCACCAGGCTGTTGCTCACCGGCGGCCAACACGGAGGCGAGAACGCCGGCCCAGTGGCGCTGTACTGCCTGATCGATGCGCTTGTCACGGGTGTCTCCTGTCTGGGAGAGGACGTAGCGAACTGGGCAGGCGCTGTGCTGGAGGGCATGACAATCTTCGCCGTTCCAATGCTGAATGTGGAAGCCATGGCTCGCTTCGTCCGGCTCTTCCCCGAAGCATGGACGGGAGACTGGTTCCCCCAGGAACAGTACCAGTACGCACATCGGGAGATCTGGTCGGTGCTGCTGCACTTGTACGACGCACCGGACGCCCCCGGACGCAGGCGCAGCCACATCCCCCCCAAGACGTGGGACCGATGGGTGCAACGCGGTTGGCCAGGGATGCGCTTCACTGACGAGGGCGTTGACCTGTACAGGGATTTGCCCGTTCGTGGTGCCAGCCGCTCCGTAATATCACAAGCCCTGAGACACCGGGCGTGCGAGTTCGCTCCTCAGTTTGCGGTCGATATCCACAACGACGCCAAGCCTTCGTCCGCGCACGCACCGGTTCGTCGAGCTGCACCGAGGGACGTGGACTGGCTAGTGGGCATCGCCGAGCAACTAAACGAGGCAGCACGCCACAACGGTTTCCCTGTGGCGCCGGAAGTGACACCCTACGGACGGGACGCGCGCAGCACTCCATACTTTTACTATCACGGGCTTGGGGTCGGAACCGTGTTCCTGGAGATCGACGATGGCACCCGGTATCCATACCCTGCGCCGAAGAACGCGCCCATAGCTACCAGGCGAGAGGTGATCGGCACCCTCTGGAGCATGATGCGCAGACTGACTGAGATAGGACTTAGCACCGGTTACAGGCGGCCGTCATCGGCAGGCTGATGCAGGTGGCTCGTTGTGGCCGGATCCTGCTGCGGTTCACGGCGAGCCTGGAAGGAGACGATCGAGGGCAGTCCTGATGGCAAGGGAGATGACACCCAGGGAACGGATTCTGACGGCGTTGCGAGGCGATGTACCTGACAGAGTGCCGGTAGCGTTGAGGATGAGCACCTTCCTGAACGACATCTATGGTGGCGGCGGAAGGTTGGCGCAGCTGAAAGCCGCCAAGGAGTTCGGCACTGATGTAGTCATGTGGGAGCAGCTCGCACCCCTGTATGTCTGGACTCAGCACGCCTCCTACTGGGACCTCCCACAGGTAGTTGTGGAGACCATGGTGCGACAGGGCAAGCACAGGCTGACCACAGAGCGGACCTTCCATACCCCTGCAGGCGTGCTGCATGACGTCGTCGAGCGACCGTGTCCCGGGTACGTACCGGGGCATGTACAGAGCCCGATGATTGTCGAGCCCTTGATCAAGGACCATGCTGATCTGGAGGCACTCCCCTTCCTCTTCGCCCCTCCGTCGAGTCTCCGACTCACACATATGGCCACCCTGAGGGAGATCGTGGGGGATCACGGCTTCGTGGAGCCGACCCTCCACGGCCCGGTTGATGTCCAGGCCGCGGAACTGCTCCACCCAAATCAGAGATTCCTCACCCTCTACTACGACGACCGAGAACTGATGCGTCGGGTCCTACGCATCTGCCAGGATGCCATAATGGGCTACATCCAGGGCATTATGGAGGCCGGGGAGAAGATCATCTTCATATGGTGGGCCTACGCCTCTCAGAGCTACGGATGGTCTCCAGCGATCTGGCGAGAGATGTTCTACCCTCTTATCCAGGAGCAGGTTGAGCTGGTGCACGCTTGCGGCGCCCTCTACCACTACTACGACGATGGACCGGTGAGGAACATCCTGGGATACTTACGTGAGTTGAGGATAGACGCTCTCTCAACGCTGACACCGCCTCCTATGGGCGACACAACAATGAGCGAGTACAGACGGGCCATAGGCGGCCAGGCAGCGCTCATGGGCGGGCTGGACATGATCCACGGGCTGATGGAAGGCACGCCCGAATCGGTAGATGCCGCCGTGAGGCAGTTGATCGCCGATGGCGGTCCGGGCGGTGGGTACGTCCTCGATGTCACGAACACGATTCGCACAGGCACGCCGGTCGACAACGTCAAGGCAGCAGTGAAGGCTGCACGTCGCTACGGCCGCTACGATAAGATGGGTCATCTGCCGTCCGCCCTTGGTGGCGGCCGCTGACGCGGAGGGGCACACATGAGCGAGCACACGGCACCTAGAGAGCGCGCCCGCTACGGGGCGGCGGCCCACCTGGGGGAGCGGGGCAAGCTCCCCACGCCCTTCCCCCGAGAGATGGGCCCCAACTGCCTGAAGTACCTCCA
This region includes:
- a CDS encoding Gfo/Idh/MocA family oxidoreductase gives rise to the protein MYRVGVVGGETHIGEVIGLRGRLVDIVGVSVKPSQVAWANTEFATEVFTDHRLMFDRVCPDIVAIANENDAKAPIVLEALERGMHVIVDKPMALTLEDVEAIDATRRRTGSRILMLLTLRGNPWYRKVKELVDEGRIGAPMQVYGRMAVELKRDQRPEWFLDKRRAGGPILDLSIHHIDQVEWVTGLKLTEVSAYESNITDPEREELIDSGAMLLRLSNGGTAILEHNRVMPPGSGSDYRLSVVGSQGQINLRPNRELSVLIEDGTQELGADDLGERVSVVEDWLTGLGTDAPVLVPDSSSIRANKVACIAKAAAAAGIGLAIPT
- a CDS encoding carbohydrate ABC transporter permease is translated as MLAPFYWMVVTSLTPPEQFSMNWPLRMLPPWPPYVRNYPLALGEGGSAYLLGVTFLAMFRNSAIIAVLSVLGTLFSCSLGGYAFARLRFRFRDQLFVLLLATMIVPSQVTMIPTYLLIRALGWYNTWYPLWVPHFTGSAFGVFLMRQFYLTLPAALEDAARIDGASLFGIYRMIVLPLSGPVLATLGVMTFMGSWNNLLAPLLYINDVQKYTVPIGLAFFRGRWDVDWTGLMTVSIVSVIPIIAVFAFVQSYYVRGIALTGMHGEAL